One stretch of Pararhizobium qamdonense DNA includes these proteins:
- a CDS encoding DUF72 domain-containing protein: MTKSGTIRCGIGGWTFDPWEGTFYPETLAKKRQLEYASSQLKAIEVNGTYYGSQKPETFAKWASEVPEDFIFSLKASRFTTNKKVLAEAGESIGKFLSQGLTELGSHLGPILWQFMPTKKFDADDFGAFLALLPEKQDGLTLRHVVEVRHDSFRTPEFTALLAKHKVAVVCADHFDYPMIADVTGDFVYTRLQTGSDDVETCYDDKRLDLWADRVKIWAAGGDIADLAHADPGHKPDKKPRDVFAFFISEGKVNAPNGARALQKRVD, encoded by the coding sequence ATGACAAAATCAGGCACGATCCGTTGCGGCATTGGCGGCTGGACCTTCGATCCGTGGGAGGGGACCTTTTATCCCGAGACGCTGGCCAAGAAGCGGCAGCTGGAATATGCCAGCAGCCAATTGAAGGCGATCGAGGTCAACGGCACCTATTACGGCTCGCAAAAGCCGGAGACTTTCGCCAAATGGGCGTCGGAAGTGCCGGAGGATTTTATCTTCTCGCTGAAGGCCAGCCGCTTTACCACCAATAAGAAGGTTCTGGCGGAAGCCGGTGAATCGATTGGAAAATTCTTGAGCCAAGGACTGACGGAGCTGGGGAGCCACCTCGGCCCCATTCTCTGGCAGTTCATGCCGACTAAGAAGTTCGATGCTGATGATTTCGGGGCGTTTCTGGCGCTCCTGCCGGAAAAGCAGGATGGCCTGACGTTGCGTCATGTGGTCGAGGTCAGGCATGATTCCTTCCGCACGCCGGAATTCACCGCCCTGCTTGCCAAGCACAAGGTGGCGGTCGTCTGCGCCGATCATTTCGACTATCCGATGATTGCCGATGTCACCGGCGATTTTGTCTATACGCGGCTTCAGACCGGCAGCGATGATGTCGAGACCTGTTACGATGACAAGCGTCTCGATCTCTGGGCGGACCGGGTGAAAATCTGGGCGGCGGGCGGTGATATTGCTGACCTCGCCCATGCCGATCCCGGTCACAAGCCGGACAAGAAGCCGCGCGACGTCTTTGCGTTTTTCATCTCCGAGGGCAAGGTCAATGCGCCGAACGGCGCACGCGCACTGCAGAAACGGGTGGACTGA
- the glnA gene encoding type I glutamate--ammonia ligase, with product MTTANDILKQIKDNDVKFVDLRFTDPKGKLHHLTMDVGCVDEDMFADGVMFDGSSIGGWKAINESDMVLMPDPATVHMDPFFAQSTMVIVCDILDPVSGEAYNRDPRGIAKKAEAYLKASGIGDTVFVGPEPEFFVFDDVKYKADPYNTGFKLDSSELPSNDDTDYETGNLGHRPRVKGGYFPVPPIDSCQDMRSEMLTVLTEMGVTVEKQHHEVAAAQHELGVRFDTLVRNADKVQIYKYVVHQVANAYGKTATFMPKPIFGDNGSGMHVHLSIWKDSKPTFAGDEYAGLSESCLFFIGGIIKHAKSINAFSNPTTNSYKRLVPGYEAPVLLAYSARNRSASCRIPFGTGPKSKRVEVRFPDPLANPYLAFAAMLMAGLDGIKNKIHPGKAMDKDLYDLPPKELKKIPTVCGSLREALENLDRDRKFLTAGGVFDDDQIDSYIELKMVEVMQYEMTPHPVEFDMYYSA from the coding sequence ATGACGACTGCAAATGATATCCTCAAGCAAATCAAGGATAACGACGTCAAGTTCGTTGATCTGCGCTTCACCGACCCCAAGGGCAAGCTGCATCACCTGACGATGGACGTTGGCTGTGTCGACGAAGACATGTTCGCCGATGGCGTCATGTTCGACGGCTCGTCGATCGGCGGCTGGAAGGCTATCAACGAATCCGACATGGTTCTGATGCCCGATCCGGCCACCGTGCACATGGATCCTTTCTTTGCGCAGTCCACGATGGTGATCGTCTGCGATATTCTCGACCCGGTCTCCGGCGAAGCCTACAACCGCGACCCGCGCGGTATCGCCAAGAAGGCCGAGGCCTATCTCAAGGCGTCGGGCATCGGCGACACGGTTTTCGTTGGCCCTGAGCCGGAATTCTTCGTGTTCGACGACGTCAAGTACAAGGCCGATCCCTACAATACCGGCTTCAAGCTCGATTCCTCCGAACTGCCCTCCAATGACGACACCGATTACGAGACCGGCAACCTCGGTCACCGTCCGCGCGTCAAGGGCGGCTATTTCCCGGTCCCGCCGATCGACAGCTGCCAGGACATGCGCTCCGAAATGCTGACGGTTCTGACCGAAATGGGCGTCACCGTCGAAAAGCAGCACCATGAAGTCGCCGCAGCCCAGCACGAACTGGGTGTCCGGTTCGACACCCTGGTGCGCAATGCCGACAAGGTGCAGATCTACAAATATGTCGTGCACCAGGTCGCCAACGCCTATGGCAAGACGGCGACCTTCATGCCGAAGCCGATTTTCGGCGATAACGGCTCGGGCATGCACGTCCACCTGTCGATCTGGAAGGACTCCAAGCCGACCTTCGCAGGCGACGAATATGCCGGCCTGTCGGAAAGCTGCCTGTTCTTCATCGGCGGCATCATCAAGCATGCCAAGTCGATCAACGCTTTTTCCAATCCGACGACGAACTCCTACAAGCGTCTCGTACCGGGTTACGAAGCGCCGGTTCTTCTGGCCTATTCCGCCCGCAACCGCTCGGCCTCCTGCCGTATTCCGTTCGGAACCGGTCCGAAGTCCAAGCGCGTCGAAGTCCGCTTCCCCGACCCGCTGGCCAACCCCTATCTCGCCTTTGCCGCCATGCTGATGGCCGGTCTCGATGGCATCAAGAACAAGATCCATCCTGGCAAGGCCATGGACAAGGATCTCTACGACCTGCCGCCGAAGGAATTGAAGAAAATCCCGACCGTCTGCGGCTCGCTGCGCGAAGCGCTGGAGAACCTCGACAGGGATCGCAAGTTCCTGACCGCCGGTGGCGTGTTCGACGACGACCAGATCGATTCCTATATCGAGCTGAAGATGGTCGAGGTCATGCAGTATGAAATGACCCCGCACCCGGTCGAATTCGACATGTACTACTCGGCCTAA
- a CDS encoding extracellular solute-binding protein, with amino-acid sequence MFSVLATLGTGVTAQAEPVHGIAMHGEPALPADFKSFPYVKPDVKKGGRVSYGVVGTFDSLNPFILKSMRTTARGMLDPEYGNLVYDSLMQRSRDEAFSLYGLLAETVEWDDDRTFIQFNLNPKAKWADGQPVTPEDVIFTFELFRDKGRVPFSTRLAKVDKIEKVGERSVRFTFNDQADREFPLLIAMTPILPKHATDMATFDQTSLKFPLGSGPYRVAEVKPGERIVYKRNPDYWAKDLPVKVGLDNYDQISVEYFLQENSLFEAFKKGEIDVYPEGSATKWSRGYDFPAVKSGKVIKETFTPKTPSGMLGFVFNTRRPMFENPKLRQGLALVFDFEWANKNLFDGAYTRTQSFWQNSGLSYLGVAADDRELGLLGDIRNRINPSVLDGTYRLPVTDASGRDRNVLREAVTLLREAGYSIKDGRMLNANGAPLAFEIMTQNAGQEKLALTYQRSLAALGIAASVRTVDDSQYQQRSQSFDYDIIMKSFPSSLSPGIEQISYWGSQSRDQQGSSNFAGVADKDVDTLVGHILRAVSVEDFTAAVRAHDRLLVSNFYLVPLYHIGSQWVAHEKRIGRPSVVPLYGYQLPAWFDQSVQ; translated from the coding sequence TTGTTTTCGGTGCTGGCAACGCTTGGCACCGGTGTCACTGCGCAGGCGGAGCCGGTTCACGGCATCGCCATGCATGGCGAACCCGCCCTGCCCGCCGATTTCAAGAGCTTCCCTTACGTTAAGCCAGACGTCAAGAAGGGTGGCCGCGTGTCCTATGGTGTGGTTGGGACCTTCGACAGTCTCAATCCATTCATCCTGAAAAGCATGCGCACCACGGCGCGTGGCATGCTCGATCCGGAATATGGCAATCTCGTCTATGATTCGCTGATGCAGCGCTCGCGCGACGAAGCCTTTTCGCTCTATGGGCTTTTGGCCGAAACTGTCGAATGGGACGACGACCGCACCTTCATCCAGTTCAATCTCAATCCGAAGGCGAAATGGGCCGATGGCCAGCCGGTGACGCCGGAAGACGTCATCTTCACGTTCGAGCTGTTTCGCGACAAGGGCCGCGTGCCGTTCAGCACGCGTCTCGCCAAGGTCGACAAGATCGAGAAGGTGGGCGAGCGCAGCGTCCGCTTCACCTTCAACGATCAGGCCGACCGTGAATTTCCGCTGCTGATCGCCATGACCCCCATCCTGCCGAAACACGCGACCGATATGGCGACATTCGACCAAACCTCGCTGAAATTCCCCCTCGGCTCCGGCCCCTATCGCGTCGCGGAGGTCAAGCCCGGCGAGCGGATCGTCTACAAGCGCAATCCCGATTATTGGGCGAAAGACCTTCCGGTCAAAGTCGGACTGGACAATTATGACCAGATTTCCGTTGAATATTTCCTGCAGGAAAATTCGCTGTTCGAGGCCTTCAAGAAAGGTGAGATCGATGTCTATCCGGAAGGCAGCGCCACGAAATGGTCGCGCGGCTACGATTTTCCGGCGGTGAAGTCCGGCAAGGTGATCAAGGAGACGTTTACGCCGAAGACGCCGTCCGGCATGCTCGGCTTCGTCTTCAACACCCGCCGGCCCATGTTTGAGAACCCGAAATTGCGCCAGGGCCTGGCGCTGGTCTTCGATTTCGAATGGGCCAACAAGAACCTGTTTGACGGCGCCTATACGCGCACGCAGAGTTTTTGGCAAAATTCAGGCCTGTCCTATCTCGGTGTTGCCGCCGACGACCGCGAACTGGGCCTGCTTGGCGATATCCGCAACCGCATCAATCCTTCCGTTCTCGATGGCACCTACCGGTTGCCCGTCACGGATGCGTCGGGGCGAGACAGGAATGTGCTGCGCGAAGCCGTGACGCTGCTGCGCGAAGCGGGCTACAGCATCAAGGATGGCCGGATGCTCAATGCCAACGGCGCGCCGCTCGCCTTCGAGATCATGACCCAGAATGCCGGCCAGGAAAAACTGGCGCTGACCTATCAGCGCTCGCTTGCTGCACTGGGCATCGCCGCATCCGTGCGCACGGTCGATGATTCGCAATACCAGCAGCGCAGCCAGTCCTTCGACTACGATATCATCATGAAGTCGTTCCCCTCTTCGCTGTCGCCGGGGATCGAGCAGATTTCCTATTGGGGATCGCAATCGCGCGACCAGCAGGGCAGCTCGAATTTTGCCGGGGTTGCCGACAAGGACGTCGATACGCTGGTCGGACATATCCTGCGCGCCGTCAGCGTCGAGGACTTCACGGCCGCCGTGCGGGCGCATGACAGATTGCTGGTCTCGAATTTCTATCTCGTGCCGCTTTACCATATCGGCTCGCAATGGGTTGCGCATGAAAAGCGCATCGGCCGTCCAAGCGTGGTGCCGCTCTATGGCTACCAGTTGCCGGCCTGGTTCGATCAAAGCGTGCAATAG
- a CDS encoding invasion associated locus B family protein: MIFKSNFTKKAALSAFAGAFAVAAMPAASFAQQASGAGRPPQGWFKVCTKQEDNDVCIVQNLLTASNGQLVTAVGLISVQGKVNRKVLQVSVPSARLIPAGIQMQIDGGKGTKLDYAICMPDKCVAEAPLSDAVLASLKKGGEVVFTSVNFQRAPNPIKISLGGFTGVFDGEPIEQSKLEERQRLLQEEMQKKAEDARKKLEDAQKAATAN; encoded by the coding sequence ATGATCTTCAAGTCGAACTTCACCAAAAAGGCTGCTTTGTCGGCATTCGCCGGCGCATTTGCTGTTGCCGCGATGCCGGCCGCGTCTTTTGCGCAGCAGGCTTCCGGCGCCGGCCGCCCGCCGCAGGGCTGGTTCAAGGTCTGCACCAAGCAGGAAGACAACGATGTCTGCATCGTGCAGAACCTGCTGACGGCCAGCAATGGTCAGCTGGTCACCGCCGTTGGCCTGATCAGCGTCCAGGGCAAGGTGAACCGCAAGGTTCTGCAGGTTTCGGTTCCCTCCGCACGCCTCATCCCGGCGGGTATCCAGATGCAGATCGATGGCGGCAAGGGCACAAAGCTCGATTACGCCATCTGCATGCCGGATAAGTGCGTTGCCGAAGCGCCGCTCAGCGATGCAGTCCTGGCCAGCCTGAAGAAGGGCGGCGAGGTCGTGTTCACGTCGGTCAACTTCCAGCGTGCGCCGAACCCGATCAAGATTTCGCTCGGCGGCTTTACCGGCGTGTTTGACGGCGAGCCGATCGAACAGTCCAAGCTCGAAGAGCGCCAGCGCCTGCTGCAGGAAGAAATGCAGAAGAAGGCTGAAGACGCCCGCAAGAAGCTAGAAGACGCCCAGAAGGCTGCAACGGCGAACTGA
- a CDS encoding TAXI family TRAP transporter solute-binding subunit has product MMLRQAFIAVTMLTALATSPVSAAEFEKNIMTGGPQGTYIQIGRDVATLGKTCGPTLNVKESAGSLENFVGVRNSRNTQFGIVQSDVLEYLKTFEADDPEVQQAVRGVRIMFPLYNEEIHVLARAEIKDMGDLAGKKVAVGVKDSGTFLTSSLILDILQVKTGERVPLNPDAALPKLLSGEIDAFFYVAGAPAALFKNNPIDGTKFHLVPITEAPLLATYTPSRIEAGTYEFQKQPVDLIAVKAVMMTYDYDVKRNAYQRDSCKAVSDFSNLILNNLDTLQATGHPKWKDVDLTALPPGWQVGVCVKAGMALDYKPACTAPSAVSAQPDANEEYLNLLKERLKKK; this is encoded by the coding sequence ATGATGTTGCGACAGGCTTTTATCGCCGTGACGATGCTGACGGCACTTGCGACCAGTCCTGTATCGGCGGCCGAGTTCGAAAAGAACATCATGACCGGCGGGCCGCAGGGCACCTATATCCAGATCGGCCGCGATGTCGCAACACTGGGCAAGACCTGCGGCCCGACGCTGAACGTCAAGGAATCCGCCGGCTCTCTTGAAAATTTCGTTGGCGTCCGCAACAGCCGGAACACCCAGTTCGGCATCGTCCAAAGCGATGTGCTCGAATATCTGAAGACATTCGAGGCCGATGATCCGGAAGTGCAGCAGGCGGTGCGCGGCGTGCGCATCATGTTTCCGCTCTACAACGAGGAAATCCATGTTCTGGCCCGCGCCGAAATCAAGGATATGGGCGATCTCGCCGGCAAGAAGGTCGCCGTCGGCGTCAAGGACAGCGGCACCTTCCTGACTTCCTCGCTGATCCTTGACATCCTGCAGGTGAAGACCGGCGAGCGGGTGCCTCTCAATCCGGATGCGGCGCTGCCAAAGCTTCTTTCCGGCGAGATCGATGCCTTTTTCTATGTGGCGGGCGCCCCGGCAGCTCTGTTCAAGAACAATCCGATCGACGGCACGAAATTCCATCTCGTGCCGATCACCGAAGCCCCGCTTCTCGCCACCTATACGCCGTCGCGGATTGAAGCGGGAACCTATGAATTCCAGAAGCAGCCGGTCGATTTGATCGCGGTCAAGGCTGTGATGATGACCTATGACTATGACGTCAAGCGCAATGCCTACCAGCGCGACAGCTGCAAGGCGGTCTCGGATTTTTCCAATCTCATCCTCAACAATCTCGACACGCTGCAGGCGACCGGCCATCCGAAGTGGAAGGATGTCGATCTGACGGCCCTGCCACCCGGCTGGCAGGTCGGCGTCTGCGTCAAGGCTGGCATGGCGCTCGATTACAAGCCGGCCTGCACAGCGCCTTCGGCTGTAAGCGCGCAACCGGACGCAAACGAGGAATATCTCAATCTGCTGAAAGAACGGCTGAAAAAGAAATAG
- a CDS encoding P-II family nitrogen regulator → MKKIEAIIKPFKLDEVKEALQEVGLQGITVTEAKGFGRQKGHTELYRGAEYVVDFLPKVKVEVVLADENAEAVIEAIRNAAQTGRIGDGKIFVSNIEEVIRIRTGETGIDAI, encoded by the coding sequence ATGAAAAAGATCGAAGCGATCATAAAGCCTTTCAAGCTGGACGAAGTGAAGGAAGCCCTTCAGGAAGTTGGCCTGCAGGGGATCACCGTCACCGAAGCCAAGGGCTTTGGACGCCAGAAGGGCCACACGGAACTGTATCGTGGGGCGGAATACGTTGTTGATTTTCTCCCGAAGGTGAAAGTCGAAGTCGTACTGGCTGACGAAAATGCGGAGGCCGTGATCGAGGCCATACGGAATGCCGCCCAGACCGGGCGTATTGGCGACGGAAAGATCTTCGTTTCCAATATCGAGGAGGTTATCCGCATCCGTACCGGTGAGACCGGCATCGACGCCATCTAA
- a CDS encoding NAD(P)H-hydrate dehydratase encodes MHQITITPVEMSAIDREAAQSGIDSFSLMTSAGMAVSAAALRLYPQALRFAVLCGPGNNGGDGYIAAAALLGSGAEVVVHALGDSAHLKGDAALAYAQWGRSVEPLQAYLPKAGDVVIDALFGAGLSRAVPGDVALVMQAVTQALLPVIAVDLPSGLDGRTGQVLGESFRASHTVTFMARKPGHLLMPGRSLCGRMEVCDIGIPQRILLSHASGLCENGPHLWAGVTQTLDPSAHKYKRGHLAIFSGGPLSTGAARLSAMAGLKAGAGLVTLASTSAALDTNAAHLTAIMLKEIEDAAVLSHWIADKRINTFVLGPGFGDLEKARRYALMLCERSLVLDADGITAFKDDPALLFNAFAGGGTRLVMTPHEGEFARLFADIAADPALSKVDRAVMAAKRSHAVIVYKGADTVIASPDGRAAINTNAPPWLATAGSGDTLSGIIGAHLAQGMPAFEAAASGVWRHGRAGMKAGEGLTADDLAAAIEPLPTASG; translated from the coding sequence ATGCACCAAATCACCATCACCCCCGTCGAAATGTCCGCGATCGACCGCGAGGCCGCGCAATCGGGCATAGACAGTTTTTCGCTGATGACATCGGCGGGGATGGCCGTGTCGGCGGCAGCGCTCAGGCTCTATCCACAGGCGCTGCGGTTTGCCGTGTTGTGCGGACCCGGCAACAATGGCGGCGACGGCTATATCGCGGCGGCCGCCCTGCTTGGAAGCGGTGCGGAGGTCGTGGTTCATGCGCTCGGGGACAGCGCGCATCTTAAGGGCGACGCGGCCCTTGCATATGCGCAATGGGGCCGCAGCGTCGAGCCGCTTCAGGCCTACCTGCCAAAAGCCGGGGATGTCGTCATCGATGCCCTGTTTGGCGCCGGCCTGTCGCGTGCTGTTCCCGGCGATGTTGCGCTGGTGATGCAGGCTGTCACGCAGGCGCTGCTTCCCGTGATCGCCGTTGATCTGCCCTCCGGCCTTGATGGGCGCACCGGCCAGGTTCTGGGCGAGAGTTTTCGCGCCAGCCACACGGTGACCTTCATGGCGCGAAAGCCCGGCCATCTGCTGATGCCCGGCCGCAGCCTCTGCGGCAGAATGGAGGTCTGCGATATCGGCATACCCCAGCGTATTTTGCTGAGCCATGCCAGTGGGCTTTGCGAAAACGGGCCGCATCTCTGGGCGGGAGTGACGCAGACGCTTGATCCCTCCGCCCATAAATACAAGCGCGGTCATCTCGCCATCTTCTCGGGCGGGCCGCTCTCGACGGGTGCTGCACGGCTTTCAGCGATGGCGGGGCTGAAAGCCGGGGCCGGGCTGGTAACGCTTGCCTCCACATCCGCAGCGCTGGATACCAACGCAGCCCATCTGACGGCCATCATGCTGAAAGAGATCGAGGACGCCGCAGTTCTCTCGCACTGGATTGCCGACAAGCGGATCAACACCTTCGTGCTCGGGCCTGGATTTGGCGATCTGGAGAAAGCGCGGCGTTACGCCCTGATGCTGTGCGAGCGGTCGCTTGTGCTCGATGCCGACGGAATCACCGCTTTCAAGGATGACCCGGCGTTGCTTTTCAACGCGTTTGCGGGAGGCGGCACCCGGCTGGTCATGACCCCGCACGAGGGCGAGTTTGCGAGACTGTTTGCGGATATCGCTGCTGATCCCGCCCTGTCAAAAGTCGATCGCGCTGTTATGGCTGCCAAACGCAGTCATGCCGTCATTGTCTACAAGGGGGCGGATACGGTGATCGCATCGCCCGATGGCCGTGCTGCGATCAATACCAATGCGCCGCCTTGGCTGGCGACCGCCGGATCGGGCGATACCCTCTCCGGTATCATCGGCGCACATCTTGCCCAGGGCATGCCTGCCTTCGAGGCGGCCGCTTCGGGCGTCTGGCGTCACGGCCGGGCGGGGATGAAGGCCGGCGAGGGATTGACCGCAGACGATCTTGCCGCCGCGATAGAACCGCTCCCGACCGCCAGCGGTTGA
- the hspQ gene encoding heat shock protein HspQ, whose translation MKQRDAKFQIGQVVRHRVFPFRGVIFDVDPEYANTEEWWNSIPAEVRPTRDQPFYHLLAENEETEYVAYVSEQNLISDESGMPVRHSQVNAFFDPETVGQYKPKAVVQH comes from the coding sequence ATGAAACAAAGAGACGCAAAATTTCAGATTGGACAGGTTGTTCGCCATCGCGTGTTTCCATTCCGCGGCGTCATTTTTGATGTCGATCCGGAATATGCCAATACCGAGGAATGGTGGAATTCAATTCCCGCTGAAGTCCGCCCGACCAGGGACCAGCCGTTTTACCATCTGCTTGCCGAGAACGAAGAGACCGAATATGTCGCTTATGTCTCCGAGCAAAACCTGATTTCGGACGAGAGCGGCATGCCGGTGCGTCATTCCCAAGTGAACGCATTTTTCGATCCGGAGACTGTCGGTCAGTACAAGCCGAAAGCGGTGGTCCAGCACTAG
- a CDS encoding DsbA family oxidoreductase produces MNHVNIDVVSDVVCPWCYLGKARLDQAIANVAGDILVTVNWRPYQLNPDLPPEGVDHKAHLAAKLGGQEAVNRAHEMLTDLGLQDGISFNFDAVEISPNTLDAHRLLRWALTEGPDAQSEVAALLFKANFEQGRNVGDHAVLLEIAEEAGLERNVIAALLASDADKDAVSGEIETARGMGVTGVPCFIIDSKYAVMGAQSVDVLTGALRDIANMKDTSQIN; encoded by the coding sequence GTGAACCATGTCAATATCGATGTCGTCTCCGACGTTGTCTGTCCCTGGTGCTATCTGGGCAAAGCAAGGCTCGATCAGGCCATCGCCAATGTCGCCGGTGACATTCTCGTGACCGTCAACTGGCGGCCCTATCAGCTCAATCCGGACCTGCCGCCGGAAGGCGTCGATCACAAAGCCCATCTTGCCGCCAAGCTTGGCGGCCAGGAGGCGGTTAATCGTGCCCATGAGATGCTGACGGATCTCGGCCTGCAGGATGGCATCAGCTTCAACTTCGATGCTGTCGAAATCAGTCCCAACACGCTGGATGCGCACCGGCTGCTGCGATGGGCGCTGACCGAGGGGCCGGACGCCCAGAGCGAAGTGGCAGCCCTGCTGTTCAAAGCGAATTTTGAGCAGGGGCGCAATGTCGGCGATCACGCGGTGCTGCTGGAGATTGCTGAAGAGGCCGGGCTCGAGCGCAATGTTATTGCCGCGCTGCTGGCCTCCGATGCCGACAAGGATGCGGTTTCCGGCGAAATCGAGACAGCCCGCGGCATGGGCGTCACCGGCGTTCCCTGCTTCATCATCGACAGCAAATATGCCGTCATGGGGGCGCAGTCGGTCGATGTCCTGACCGGAGCCTTGCGTGATATCGCCAATATGAAAGACACGTCCCAGATCAATTGA